The Fragaria vesca subsp. vesca linkage group LG2, FraVesHawaii_1.0, whole genome shotgun sequence genome includes a window with the following:
- the LOC101293252 gene encoding uncharacterized protein LOC101293252, whose amino-acid sequence MRSSTTKAHNQNRFLRIITVPIRALGKAKDFYVRSMTDVGDKFSYGGSTMSGPGGQFSSGLPKSFSTRSSSSRSNQGSDDFSELVRAASARSYGTRIDVDKILQDQLKRSATTTSMGSRQVLPKCGSVAMGRIDEDAPCDFEEEGDVKKDLYPRSRSYAVGKRSVAFV is encoded by the coding sequence ATGAGAAGCTCCACCACCAAGGCGCACAACCAGAACCGCTTCCTCAGAATCATCACAGTCCCCATCAGAGCCTTAGGCAAGGCCAAGGACTTTTACGTCAGAAGCATGACGGACGTCGGCGACAAGTTCAGCTACGGAGGTAGCACCATGTCCGGCCCCGGCGGGCAATTCTCCTCGGGTTTACCCAAAAGTTTCAGCACGAGGTCCTCATCGTCGAGGTCCAACCAGGGCAGCGATGACTTTTCCGAGCTGGTGAGGGCTGCATCGGCCAGGAGCTACGGGACTCGTATCGACGTGGATAAGATACTTCAGGACCAGCTGAAGAGGTCGGCGACGACGACGAGCATGGGATCGAGGCAGGTGTTACCTAAGTGCGGCAGCGTGGCCATGGGGAGAATTGACGAGGATGCCCCTTGTGATTTCGAGGAGGAAGGTGACGTGAAGAAGGACCTGTATCCCAGAAGCAGAAGCTATGCCGTCGGAAAGAGAAGCGTTGCGTTTGTTTAG
- the LOC101292954 gene encoding lecithin-cholesterol acyltransferase-like 1-like, protein MKKELGLLFWMAMMMYTCQAVSNLHPLILIPGNGGNQLEARLTKDYKPSSLLCNRWYPIERNKEGWFRLWFDPTVLLAPFTTCFAQRMTLYYDQEKDDYSNAPGVETRVPHFGSSQSLLFLDPNLKKITTYMAPLVESLENIGYVDGKTMFGAPYDFRYGLAPKDHPSHVGSKFLKDLKYLVEKASNSNGGKPVILVSHSLGGLFALQLLNRNKPSWRQKFIKHFVALSAPWGGTVDEMLTFASGNTLGVPLVNPLLVRDEQRSSESNLWLMPNPKLFRSEKPIVITPNATYSAHNIPQFLNDIGFPEGIHPFKTRILAMMDQLEAPGVPITCVIGTGVCTAETLYYDKRGFDEQPEIVYGDGDGTVNMVSLLGHESLWSNAKNQTLKTIRVPGVTHTEILKDDGAVGEVVREISGINSQFKFVENVNVQ, encoded by the exons ATGAAGAAGGAGCTAGGACTACTGTTTTGGATGGCTATGATGATGTACACGTGCCAAGCAGTCAGCAACCTCCACCCTCTGATCCTGATACCTGGAAATGGCGGGAATCAGTTGGAAGCGAGACTGACCAAAGATTACAAGCCCAGTAGTTTGTTATGTAACCGTTGGTACCCGATTGAGAGGAACAAGGAGGGTTGGTTCCGGCTCTGGTTCGACCCGACTGTTCTGTTAGCTCCGTTCACTACTTGCTTTGCTCAGAGGATGACGCTCTATTACGACCAGGAGAAGGATGATTACAGCAATGCCCCTGGGGTTGAAACCAGAGTCCCACACTTCGGCTCCTCTCAGTCCCTTCTCTTCCTTGACCCCAATCTCAA GAAGATCACAACATACATGGCACCCCTAGTGGAATCTTTGGAAAACATTGGCTATGTCGACGGCAAAACTATGTTCGGAGCGCCGTACGATTTTCGATATGGTTTAGCACCTAAAGATCATCCATCCCATGTTGGTTCTAAGTTCCTGAAAGACCTAAAATACTTGGTGGAAAAAGCCAGCAATTCTAATGGGGGAAAGCCGGTGATACTTGTCTCTCACAGCTTAGGAGGCCTCTTTGCTCTTCAACTTTTGAATCGTAACAAGCCCTCTTGGCGGCAAAAGTTCATCAAGCATTTTGTTGCACTCTCTGCACCGTGGGGTGGCACTGTGGACGAAATGCTCACCTTTGCTTCAGGGAACACACTAGGAGTCCCACTAGTGAATCCATTGTTAGTGAGAGATGAGCAGAGAAGCTCAGAAAGCAATCTATGGCTGATGCCTAATCCGAAGCTATTCAGGAGCGAAAAACCAATAGTGATTACCCCAAATGCTACATATTCAGCTCATAACATTCCCCAATTCCTCAATGACATTGGATTTCCCGAAGGAATTCATCCCTTCAAAACACGCATTTTGGCCATGATGGATCAGCTTGAAGCTCCCGGAGTGCCTATCACGTGTGTGATCGGAACCGGTGTGTGCACAGCAGAGACTTTGTACTATGACAAAAGAGGCTTTGATGAGCAACCAGAGATTGTTTATGGGGACGGAGACGGAACTGTTAACATGGTGAGCTTGCTGGGACATGAATCTCTATGGTCTAATGCGAAAAATCAAACTCTGAAAACGATCAGAGTTCCTGGGGTGACTCATACCGAGATACTCAAAGATGATGGTGCAGTTGGTGAAGTTGTTAGAGAAATCTCTGGAATCAATTCTCAGTTCAAGTTTGTTGAGAATGTAAATGTGCAATGA
- the LOC101292656 gene encoding U-box domain-containing protein 30-like, with product MPMYQPSGARRVGDLKFDVGGGGQVIDLETAVKDGILGGGGGLVCGGGVAAEKLDLKKMIEELESIEIPSVFICPISLEPMQDPVTLCTGQTYERSNILKWFSLGHYTCPTTMQELWDDSVTPNKTLHQLIHSWFSQKYSAMKKRSEDVQGRALEILETLKKVKGQARVQALKELRQVVTAHSSAKSTVVDNGGTALISSLLGPFTSHAVGSEAVGTLVHLDLSTESKNSLMQPAKISLMVDMLNEGSIETKINCTKLIDVLMEGQDLESEIASSLSLVVGLLRLIRDKRHSKGVLPGLSLLKTICSHESVRSSVVSVGTVPQLVELLPSLNHECLELALHILEVLSTVEEGREALRCCAKTIPSVVGLLMKVSETCTQLALSILWAVCKLAPEECASVAVEAGLAAKLLLVIQSGCNPTLKQRAAELLKLCSLNYTTTTFISKCKLTRTIQ from the coding sequence ATGCCGATGTATCAGCCGTCCGGTGCGAGAAGAGTTGGGGATCTGAAGTTTGATGTGGGCGGAGGTGGGCAGGTTATAGATCTGGAGACTGCCGTGAAAGATGGGATTCTGGGCGGCGGAGGTGGGTTGGTCTGCGGCGGCGGCGTTGCGGCGGAGAAGTTGGATCTGAAGAAGATGATAGAAGAGCTGGAGTCTATTGAGATTCCCTCGGTGTTCATTTGCCCAATCTCGTTGGAGCCAATGCAAGACCCTGTGACGCTTTGCACGGGTCAGACTTACGAGAGATCCAACATTCTCAAATGGTTCAGCTTGGGGCATTATACTTGTCCCACGACAATGCAGGAGCTTTGGGATGATTCGGTGACGCCGAACAAGACTCTGCACCAACTGATTCACAGCTGGTTTTCGCAGAAGTACTCGGCGATGAAGAAGAGGTCTGAGGATGTGCAGGGGAGGGCGTTGGAGATTTTGGAGACATTGAAGAAGGTGAAAGGCCAAGCTAGAGTTCAGGCTCTCAAGGAGCTGAGGCAGGTAGTGACGGCTCATTCTTCGGCTAAGAGCACTGTTGTGGACAATGGAGGTACTGCTTTGATTTCTTCATTATTGGGTCCTTTTACTTCGCACGCTGTTGGGTCGGAAGCAGTTGGGACCCTTGTGCATTTGGACCTCAGTACTGAGTCCAAGAACAGTCTGATGCAACCGGCAAAGATTTCGTTAATGGTTGATATGTTGAATGAGGGGTCGATTGAGACCAAGATCAATTGTACGAAATTGATTGATGTTTTGATGGAGGGACAGGATTTGGAGTCGGAAATTGCCTCGAGTTTGAGTCTTGTGGTAGGATTGTTGAGGCTAATTAGAGATAAGAGGCACTCGAAAGGGGTGTTGCCTGGACTCAGTTTGTTGAAGACGATTTGTTCACACGAGTCGGTCAGGAGCTCGGTTGTAAGTGTTGGGACAGTTCCTCAGTTGGTTGAGCTCTTGCCGAGCTTGAATCACGAGTGTTTGGAGCTAGCGCTTCACATCCTAGAAGTTTTGTCGACTGTTGAAGAAGGAAGAGAGGCTTTGAGATGTTGCGCCAAGACGATCCCAAGTGTGGTTGGACTGTTGATGAAGGTTTCGGAGACATGTACACAGCTAGCATTGTCAATCTTGTGGGCAGTATGCAAGCTCGCCCCAGAGGAATGTGCTTCCGTTGCGGTAGAAGCAGGTCTAGCAGCGAAACTGCTTCTAGTGATCCAGAGTGGATGCAATCCTACACTGAAGCAAAGGGCTGCTGAGCTCTTGAAGTTGTGTAGTCTAAATTACACCACCACTAC